Sequence from the Leptospira johnsonii genome:
TTTCGGAAAGAGGAAGTTCTTCGTTCGGATCCGTTTTACGGATTCCCCACCAAGCCCTTGCCCAAAGAAAAAATCTGGACTTATGTTGAGGAGCAAGACCTCTCGCCGCCTTCAGACCGATTTCAGCAAGTCCGGTTACTCTGAGTGCCTTTGCTAATAGTCCTGAATCCTTAGGACGATCCGAAATTTCTATATTAGGGATTTCGGGAGAAGTCGATTTTACCTTCTCCACCAACCTTGCTAATTCATCCGTGAAGATAGAATCTCTTTTTTTCTGTAGAGCTTCTGGCATTTCCACAACGGAAACAGCGGATGAAGCGGATGCCACTTCTCTTTCAATATGGATCGGCTCCTTCTTCTCTCTTAAAAACTTAGGAGTTAAAAAGGAATCTCCAGGCAAGTCAAAAGGCAAAACATAGAATGTGCCGCTTGCACTAGGCTTAGTTTCCAAAACAGGAGGAATCGTTACAATCTCGGGAACATCCGGCAACTCAGGTAATTTCGCGGCTTCGACCTGTTTGAAATTAGTCTCTTCTATCTTTTTGGAAAGAGTTTGGATCAATGTGGACAGATCCGATTTTGCATACAAAGAAGGAGCCTTACTTTTTCGGACCAGAAGAATGGATGCATCCAACAGAAATAATAGCCCGAAAAAGATTGGAAACAATATTAAGAAAATATTACGTTCGAAAGGAACTAAAAGTAAGATCCCCTGGATAAAGCCTATCTTTTCTTCGGGATAAAACGCGTAATAAGCCCTGTATAATTTATCTCCAAGACGGATCTCCCTGAAGTCATTTCCTCCGTCCTTCATGGACTTCAAAACTTCTTCGGAAATTTTCCTAGGGTCCGTTTTGTCACCGTTTTCTTTCCAATCCTGGAATGTACCTAGTCTAGGCTCAGGGACAAAGTATTCCGTTTTATCGTCCAAAGAAATTTTGAATTTTTCCTTGTCTAAAACAGCAAGCACTGCGACTGACTTTGTGTATAACGGAACAAATAGAACCGGCTCATTCTCAAGAGAAAGAAAACGACTGGTCTTTCCTTCCCAGGCTTGGGACAAAAGATATCTTTCCTTATCTCCCGAAAATTCCAGATTAGGAGTATTTTTTAGATTCGGATCCCATGATAAAAAGTTTTTTACAGGAAGGAATACATTGTTCGCATCCAATTCTTCCGGATCCGATTCTCTAATCTTTTTCTCCAGCTCTAGGATCTCTTTATTAAAGGAAGAAAATACCGATTCCAATCTGGACTTATAAAAAATCCCGGAAGGAAAGTACGGCTCTAAAAGAAGTACTGAAATGGAAAATATGAAAGATAGCGCGAGTATAAGTCTTAATTTAAAGCCGATCATTTTGTCTTTTCCCTAAATTGTCCGAGCAATCTGATCAGCTCGGTTTTCACTTTTAGCACTTCGTCTCTTTCCGAAAATCTGTTCTCCATTCGGATCGTGAATAGTATTCTTGAAGCGAGTATCCCACAAATCAAAGAAATTAAAGAAATCCCAAAAGTGCTTAGGATCAATAATAACTCTTCTGCTCTTGTCTTTCTGGGTTGTGATAAAAAAATTTCGAGATCTTCTGCGATTGTTTTTTCCCAAACAGGACGGAGTAGAATATTCCGGGACTTGGAATTTTTATCCAACAACGCATGTATCATTGCCTTGGATTCTTCAGAGTTCGAAACTTCAGTAGTATCCGGAAGTAATGTGCTGTCAGGATTTAGATTGGTTTCTAGAAGTTCGGAATCTTCTCCCTTCTTCTTATATACCCAATATAAGATCCCATCCGAGAAGTCTCGGGGTAGAAAGGATTTTTTAGAACCACTTACTTCTTGAATGATCCTATCTCCGTCTTCTTTCAAGATCTGAAGATATAGATCTCCGGAAGAATTTCTGTATAATAAAAATCCATCCGTATCTTCTATCCAACCTGCTCTTGGCACCTGCATTCCGAGTAGTCTGAGTCCCTTATGAAATCCTGGTCCCTTTGGATCGGAAGAATACATGGTCCTAAAATTATAATCGTAAATCCGGATCTGCTTTAATTGGATGGATGAACTGAAAAGTTTTCCTAATGCTTCCGCATCCTTGTCAGTTTCAGGTCTAGGAAATTCTCTCATCAAATATTCGAATCTATAACCCAGGTCGTAGTACTTGTTCTGAAATCTTTCTAGGACAGAGTCTAAGAAAGATTCCTTTTTCAGTTTAGGGTACAAACTAAGAATTTGGATTGGAGAGAAGAAAACCGCGTCCTTCCAAGCCCCTGGGAAAAAAGGGATGGAAATCAATACGATACATAGCAGTATCAGAGATAGAATTCGAGATCTTTTGCTATGTTTGCGCGGGTTCACCTTTCTAGTATCGGCGATTCCATCTTAAAGAATCAGTCTAATTCAAAGGGATAATCGATACTTCTCGGACCAATATAATGATATTTTATGTGTTTATAGACGGGATTGGCTTTGGGGAAAACGATCCGGATAAAAATCCGTTTTCCAAATATGCAAAGGGGATTTTTCTACCTTTGGGCGGCAAATCTATCCCGGAAGATTCCCCTTCCCGCATCCGAGATCTTATCTACCTTAAAACTGATGCGAGTATGGGAATCAAAGGACTTCCCCAAAGCGCTACGGGACAGACCTCTCTTTGGACTGGGATCAACGCCTGTCAGGTTCTGAACCGTCATATGAGTGGATTTCCCACATTCACCTTAAAACGTATCATCGCAAAATATTCCATTATCCGCATCTTAGAAGAGAAAGGATTTAAAGCGGATCTATTGAACTGTTATACTCCCGGATTTGCTGAACATATAAAAAAACATCCTAGACATGTATCCGCTTCCACTCTCATTCAAATGGCAGCGGACAAACCTTTAAAGGATATGGATGATTTGAGAGATGGTAAAGGCCTGTATATGGACATCAGCCGGGATTTTCTTAGAAAGTTTGGAAGGGATTTTATAGATAAGGACGATCCAGTTTTGGAGATCCAAGATCCGTACAAGACCGGGAAGGAGATCATTCCCGCTATGAAGGATCACACACTATGTATCTATGAATACTTCATCACTGATAAAGTAGGCCATAAGATGAATTGGGGAGGCGCCGAAAAATGTATCTCCGACTTGGAGAACTTTTTACTCGGAGTTTTGGATGCAATGGATCCGGAACAAGACCAACTTATTCTAACATCCGATCATGGAAACTTGGAAGATCTGACTGTAGATGTCCATACTGTAAACCCTGTGCCAACCATTCTATATGGCAAATATACGGAACAAATGAAGGATAAGATCCACGCTTTGAAAGATATCCCGCATGCAATCTACGATTGTTTAGGGATAGATATCCAGATGTCTGAACAGGAATTTATTCAGACAGCCTCTAATTAAGGTTTCTTAATATTTCCAATCGTCGTCTTGACGGTCGTCGTCGCTTGGTTTTGTCTTTCCGCCGCCTTCTCCGTCCTTGTATCTCAGGTCGTCTTCGATCTGATCCAAGGCTTCTTTCTTCCAGGTAGCCGACTTCTTACCAACCGGACTATCAGGATTTCTATCCGCAGATTCCTGGAAAACCGCGGCAGCTTTCTCATACTTTCCGCCTCTGAAATAGATCGTTCCCTTTCTAAACATAGCTGCTTGGTCCAGGGTTCCGTCTGAATTTTCCAGGATTTTGTTCAGATACTGGATAGCTTGTTCAGATTTTCCTAAAGCGTCGTAACTTTCCGCGATATAATACCAGGCTTGCTCTCTAGCTCTTTCGCTGACACCTATGTCCAAAGCTTTTTTCAAGGTTTCGATCGCAGAGTAATATTCCTTACGTACGTATAATTCTCTTCCCTTCTCCAAGAGTCCGGAACGGAATTCCTTATCTACAGCAACCTTATCAGGATCGAAATACGAGTCAGACTGAACATAGTCTTCATACACATCGTAAGCGGACCAATCCTTGCCCATTCTGCGCAAAGATTTTCCCCATCTGACCCTGGCTTTTACGTTTTCAGGATCTTCTTGTAATGCCAATACATAGTTCTTTCTGGACTGATCGTAATTGCCTTTTTTCATATAATAGTCGGCAATTGCAGATAACGCGTTAGATCTGAGTTTATTATCTCCGGAAGTTCTGAGAACTTCTTCCAAATGACCCTTACCTTCTTCGTCCCTGTTTAATAAAAGAAGAAGGTTCCCAAGTCCGTAAGCAACCCTTGCCTTCTCCTCGCGAGCAAGACCTTCTTTTTGGTTCAGCTCCCTAAAGATACCTAGGGCTCTCATCTTATCCCCGGTTTTGTCCAAAGCGGTTGCCAGATCGTATTGGATTCGGAAAGAAACATCGGAACCCACATCCTTGGAGGATAATTCAGCAAAAATATCCAGAGCTTTTTCGGAAGATTTAGGATTGGAATGTTTTAGAAATTCCTCTCCCTCCCTTACTTTTTCTAAGATCCCTTTATTTGTGGAATCCGTGTCTTGGATCACCGCAGTATAAATCCCGGTAAGAAGACCTGCGCATACGAATAAAAATCCTGTAACTAATATGATGGAACGGTTCATCTTCTTCCTCCGCCGATCCGGGCCAGACATTGTTTGGTCCAGAACTCGGTTCGTTCCGGATTATAGTTCTTCGTATCTTTTTGTACGAAGAACTTTAGGGCTTTATTATATTCACCCTTTTTATAAAAAGACATCCCAAGGAAAAACTTCGCTTTTCCTCTGATATCTATATCGTTGGAACCTGCATAAGGAGCCAATTGTTTTACTGCTTCTCCGTATTCGTTTTTCCAATACGTTGCTCTCAGCACCCGATCGACCTCTTCTTCAGTTGGTTCTTCCTGTTCTACGATCAAAGGTTGTTTTTCGTCATTCTGAACGTTTTGGTTCTGATTATTCTGAGGAGTATTATCTTCTTCTTTTGGCTCGTTTTTATTAGGCTTATCGTTCTCTGCAGTTTGTGTATTGTTTTCGGCCGGACCAGGTGCTCCTCCGATCGCAACATAAGACTGATCCTGAGTTAGAGTGAAATCTTCCAGATCTCCTCGTTTAACTGTAACACCAAAATACATGGTCCCAGAGTATGGTTTCATCTTGACCATAACGTTAGTGTCCGGATGAGAAACTTCTCCGAGTTTTCTAACATTACCACCTAGGAAAGTAGAAACTCCTCCAGACAATGGTTTACCTGCTTGGTAGATTGAGTAGATCGTGTTTTCATCCGCGCGATCAGGAGCTTTCCAATCTAAACGAACTCCTCCCTCAACCACACTAGCATTCAGGTCCTTCACGTGCATTTCATCGTACGCGAATTGAGGATTAGTAACTACTGAATCATCTTCTTTAGGAGGTTTTCTCTTGTCCTGATCGTAAACATAAAACTGACGAATGAAGGATTGGTTCTGAACCAAAGGTAAAACTTCTTTCAAACCTTGTTTTACTGAAACGCCGTAATAAAGAGTTTGTGACTTAGTCAGATCTTGATCCAAGAAAGTATTCTCGGGATGAGAAACTTCCGCCAACTTCTCCGCTTTTCTCATCAATGTCATACTAGACATTGGCTCCGCGGATTTATAGATCGTGTAGATAGTCTCCCCTGGAATTCCTTTCGGATAAGGTTCCCAAGAAACACGGAGGAACTGACCTTCTCTTTTTACAGTGATATCAGTTACTCTAGCGTTATCCGAAAGATACTTTTGCTCTTCAGGAGGAGATTGATTTGTATTCGTAGAAGGCGGATAATTATTCTGAGTATTGCTCGGAGGATAATTTGTCTGAGGTTGTGGATTATTCTCTATCACGATCGGGATGGTTGTGTAGTTACGATTTGCAACTAACCTTGCATCCTTCTTCCTTACATGATGAGCTAACACAACTGCGTAATAATAAGTTCCTGGTTTCAGATTATAATCGTAGATCTGATTCACACCGTTAGCTACACCACTCGGAAATTTTCCCAAAGAGTCGGAGATATAACATTTCTCAGGACTATCGATGATAGAAGAAGATCGGGCCACGATGATCTCGCCCGTTTCTCTAGGAGGTTCCCAAGTAATACGAACGGACCTACCGTCTTTTAAGACTTCCACATTGATGGAATTGGCGACACTTGCATTCTCATTGTCCAGACGAAAGTCCTGGGCATAGATAGATTGTCCCAATGCCAAAAGGAAGAATATAGATAGGATCCTGAGTCGAATTTTCATCTGGAAATAAGCTTCCGAATTAGATTATCGGTTGCTACAATGCAAATTTTTACTTCGGTTTTTAGGAGAATGTGGGGAAAATAATATAAAATGCAAAAGATGCAAAAACTTGGCCTTTCGGTTTGGTCTTGACTAATGAAAGCATTCATACGACATAATACGACTTCCGGCAATTAAATGATCGATATAGAATATTATTACGACCCAGAATATCAGAATTTTCTCCTCTCTAGTAAGAGACGTGAGCTTACCCCTCCGGAAATCGTTTTGAAACATTTTTCGCTCAAGGATGTGCAGAATATCGTGGATTTCGGGATGGGCCTGGGTTTCTGGACGGAAACTCTTCTTAAATCCATCCACAAAGAAGGCTGGGTCTGGGGAGCAGAATGTAACCAAGACTTTCTAGACGAAGTTTTACATTGGAAGAACCGAGAAAATATCCAAAGATTTACTCCTTTTTATATGGAGAAGGCGGATCGCCCCTTATTGCCGGAATGGATCCCTGTCCCTGAAGTCATCTTTGCTTCTTTAGTACTTTCTACTTTCGCAGACCCGGGCCAAGCAATGGACGGATTAGTTCGTTCCATGAAGAAGGGCGGCAAATTGATCGTTCTCGACTGGGTCAAAAACGAATATCCAATCGGACCGAAGATCAATGATAAGATCTCTTTAGATAAAATGAAATTTTTAGCAGAACAATATAAATTAGAGATCATTAAAACTGTTCGGATCAGCGAAAACGTGTACGGTTTGGAGATCCAATCCGGTCCTGAATTCGAATACGGTTATTACGATCTTAGAGAAGAAGAAATGTATTCGGAAGAATTGATCCGTTCTTAAAGGTTTACAACCTGGTCTCAAGATTATTTAGAAAATTCTAAAATAACCGATCAACCGATCGCGGCAAGTATCCTAGCGGAAACCTTACCTTCTTTATCGGCGACATCGAGGATATATTCTCCGATCTCTAAGGTCAAAAATTGTCCTGGGCTTAAACTTTTCAGATCGCTTTCAGGGATCACCGCTTTTAGATAATTATCGGTAACAGCAATTCCGCCTCTTTCCAAAACAGCCTCTCTCTTTTTAGAGAACTGGCTTTCTGCGTATTTGCGATGCAGCCTCTGAGAAAGATCCATAAGAGAATGAACTCTTTCCTTTTTAGTTTCTTTGGAAACAGTTTCCGGGAATTGCTCTGCGGAAGTATTTTTACGAACGGAGAATGGAAACGCGTGTATTTTAGAAAAACCTAATTCTTCCAGGATAGAAGTAGAATCCTGAAAATCCTCTTCTGTTTCTCCAGGAAAACCTACGATCACATCGGTTCCTAAGAATAGATCCGGGACTTTGGACTTAGCAAGTTCTATCCTTTTACGGAAAGTTTCAGGAGTATAACTGCGTTTCATCCTTTTCAAGATCTCTTTACTTCCGCTTTGTAAAGGAACATGTAAAAATGGAGTGAATCTAGGATGGGTAAGAAGTTCCGCAAGCTCCACACCAACATCCGGCGGTTCGATGGAAGAAAGTCTAAGTCTGGAATATTCTAATTTATTTAAGATTGCCTCGAGCATTTTAGGAAACGCCTTTCTGCCTTCTGCATCTCTATACCAGCCAAGGTTTACACCAGTAAGTATGATCTCTCCCACTCCGTTATCTTGTAAGAAGGAAACCTGATCCAGTACATCCTTCCAATTTCGGGAGACACCCTTACCTCTTGCTTGGGGGATTTTGCAATAAGAACATTGGCGATCACATCCGTCTTGGATCTTTAGATAAGCTCTGGTATGTCCGTTCGGAAGAACGTCCGAATAGGCGAATCGATCCGAAACAATCTGGATATGAGAAGAATCCGCTCCTTCTTTTTCTAAGATCATCCTAGGTAGATCGGATTTGTTTTCGTTACCGATCACACCTGCGATCCCGGGAATGGATTCTATCGATTCTTTGTCTGTTTGTGCGTAACAGCCCGTTACCCAAACCTGAGCGCCTGGATATCTTTTGATTGCGTTACGAATAATATTACGATTTCTTGAATCTGCTTTATTAGTGACGGTACATGTATTGACGACCACCACATCGGGAACATCTTCTGCAGTAGCTACGGAATATCCGTGTTTACTCAAAGAAGAGAATAAACCGTCAGACTCAAAAAAATTGAGCCTGCAACCTAAGGTATGGAATAATACCTTTTTTTCAGCCGGCGGAAAGGGCATTGATCCTTGCCTCTATTCTTCTAATATTGCCTTTTATTTTTTCGTCGTCAGGTTTTAACTTAAGGGCGGATTCCAATTGTTCTTTAGCATTTCTTAATTGTTCGAGGGCCTTTTTGATATTCCCTCTCTTTGCTTCTTGGTTTCCCGCTTTTTCGTAAACTAAGCCAAGATTGTTCAACACGTTTGGATTATTCGGAACTAAAGACTGAGCCCATTTCAAACTGACTTCTGCTTTTTCCGCACTTCCTAAGTAAAAATAAACCTGAGCTTCTAAAACGAGCGGGCGATAATCGCCACCGTCTTCTGCCTTTAGTTTCTCGATAATATATAAAGCTTCTCTGGCTTTATTATTATATAACAAAGCAGTCGCATATAATAGTCTTACTTCTCTATTTTTAGGGTTAGATTGGTAAGAATTATAAATGATCTCTAATGCGTCGGAATTCTTACCTGCTTGGATCAAATATCTGGCAAAATCCACGCTAACAGCAGGATCTCCAGGTTTTAATTTTAATGCTTCGGACCAATGAGTGGCTGCGGATTTATTTCTTCCCGCATTATAATGACAGAAGGCCGCCAGGTAGTGAGTATCGTAGGATCTTTTTCCTTGTTCGTGAAGTACACGAATGATCTCTAAAGCTTTTTCAGAATTTCCTTTTTGGAATTCCGCCAATGCTGTTTGGTAATCCGGCTCGCTCTGAGCAAAGCTATTCCCCGCAGAAAAAACAAATAGTATCAGTGTAAGTAGGAGTATTTTTCCTTTGTGCATCTTTTAGTCACTTTTTATGGGCGGGAAAGATTTTAGGTGGGGACCCCCATTGATTTTGTATTTAGACAATCAATTAAGGAATAAAATGGCTCCACCGGGTCGATGAAAACGATTATACTCGGATACCGTATGGAAAGGAAATGTTCTATTCTTTCCTCAGATACGATCTGAAAGTCCCCGGTTTCCAAAACAGGTAAACCGTCCAAGTTTCTGTATATCTCGTATTCCTCTTGATCGAGGAAATCCGCCAACAGCATATAACCGGATCCGAAGTAGACCCCGCCTTGGAAGTAGTATTTGTAGAGGACACGTACCTCGGGAAGAAATAAATCAGGCTGAAAAACACATAGGGAAATTTTTTCGATCCCAGCGACGGTTCTGATCTTACGTAAATGGAACCATACTTTGCGGACCAAAAGGTAAAGGAGCACAAATATAACGGGAATCAGGTACGGCATACACCCTCTCCAATGAAGTCTCCCTTTTTAGATCAAAAGCCCCCCTTTCGTCTCCGAAGGAGGGCAAAGATCTTTTACACTAGCGCAGGTTCTTCGGAACGCTCCGGATTGTTCGGAGAATTTCCTCCGTCGGAACCTTGATCCGCAGGTTTATAATCGGTCCAAGCTTCTTCCAAGAAGTCCAGTTTACCTTCTTTGAAGGAAACCGTGATCTTAGTAGGCTCTTTATAAGCGCCTTTCAAGGTTTGGACTGCCATATAATCTTCTAACTCACGTTGGAACACTCTGCGTAATGGACGTGCACCGAACTTCTCGTCGTAGCCTATATCCATGAAGTGATCCTTCGCTTCTTGAGTTAGGTCTATCCTGATCTTCTTATCCAATAATCTCTTATTGGTGTCTTTGATCATGATATCCATAATCGCCATAAGCTCTTCTTTTCTGAGAGGTTTGAAGTAAACAACTTCGTCCACACGGTTCAAGAACTCTGGGTTGAAATGTTTTTTCAACTGCTCTCTAGCTTGGTCGGACTTATATTTGTCCTCTTCTCCGGAACGGTCCTCGAATCCGAGTCTTACACTGCTCGAAATTTCTTTGGCGCCGATATTCGAAGTCATGATGATGATCGCGTCCCTGAAGTTTACCTTACGTCCTTTGGTGTCCGTCAGGTTCCCTTCTTCCATTACTTGGAGAAGAACGTTGAAAATATCATGGTGAGCTTTTTCGATCTCATCCAATAGAATGATAGAATACGGTTTTTTACGTACAAACTCAGTTAATTGTCCGCCATCATCGTAACCAACATAACCAGGAGGAGCTCCGATCAATCTACTGACCGCATGTGGTTCCATATACTCGGACATATCCACACGTAACATTGCATCTTGGTCTCCGAATAAGAACTCAGCCAAAGCTTTCGCAAGCTCGGTTTTACCCACACCTGTAGGTCCGAGGAAGATAAAGGATCCAGTAGGTCTACGCTCTGCTTTAAATCCAGTCCTTGCCCTGCGAACGGATTTTGCGATTTTTTCGATCGCTTCGTCCTGGCCGACAACTCTTAGTTTAAGTTCCTCTTCCAAACGAAGAAGTCTCGCGGACTCGTTCTCTTCCAT
This genomic interval carries:
- a CDS encoding metalloenzyme, whose translation is MIFYVFIDGIGFGENDPDKNPFSKYAKGIFLPLGGKSIPEDSPSRIRDLIYLKTDASMGIKGLPQSATGQTSLWTGINACQVLNRHMSGFPTFTLKRIIAKYSIIRILEEKGFKADLLNCYTPGFAEHIKKHPRHVSASTLIQMAADKPLKDMDDLRDGKGLYMDISRDFLRKFGRDFIDKDDPVLEIQDPYKTGKEIIPAMKDHTLCIYEYFITDKVGHKMNWGGAEKCISDLENFLLGVLDAMDPEQDQLILTSDHGNLEDLTVDVHTVNPVPTILYGKYTEQMKDKIHALKDIPHAIYDCLGIDIQMSEQEFIQTASN
- a CDS encoding tetratricopeptide repeat protein is translated as MNRSIILVTGFLFVCAGLLTGIYTAVIQDTDSTNKGILEKVREGEEFLKHSNPKSSEKALDIFAELSSKDVGSDVSFRIQYDLATALDKTGDKMRALGIFRELNQKEGLAREEKARVAYGLGNLLLLLNRDEEGKGHLEEVLRTSGDNKLRSNALSAIADYYMKKGNYDQSRKNYVLALQEDPENVKARVRWGKSLRRMGKDWSAYDVYEDYVQSDSYFDPDKVAVDKEFRSGLLEKGRELYVRKEYYSAIETLKKALDIGVSERAREQAWYYIAESYDALGKSEQAIQYLNKILENSDGTLDQAAMFRKGTIYFRGGKYEKAAAVFQESADRNPDSPVGKKSATWKKEALDQIEDDLRYKDGEGGGKTKPSDDDRQDDDWKY
- a CDS encoding class I SAM-dependent methyltransferase; its protein translation is MIDIEYYYDPEYQNFLLSSKRRELTPPEIVLKHFSLKDVQNIVDFGMGLGFWTETLLKSIHKEGWVWGAECNQDFLDEVLHWKNRENIQRFTPFYMEKADRPLLPEWIPVPEVIFASLVLSTFADPGQAMDGLVRSMKKGGKLIVLDWVKNEYPIGPKINDKISLDKMKFLAEQYKLEIIKTVRISENVYGLEIQSGPEFEYGYYDLREEEMYSEELIRS
- the mtaB gene encoding tRNA (N(6)-L-threonylcarbamoyladenosine(37)-C(2))-methylthiotransferase MtaB produces the protein MPFPPAEKKVLFHTLGCRLNFFESDGLFSSLSKHGYSVATAEDVPDVVVVNTCTVTNKADSRNRNIIRNAIKRYPGAQVWVTGCYAQTDKESIESIPGIAGVIGNENKSDLPRMILEKEGADSSHIQIVSDRFAYSDVLPNGHTRAYLKIQDGCDRQCSYCKIPQARGKGVSRNWKDVLDQVSFLQDNGVGEIILTGVNLGWYRDAEGRKAFPKMLEAILNKLEYSRLRLSSIEPPDVGVELAELLTHPRFTPFLHVPLQSGSKEILKRMKRSYTPETFRKRIELAKSKVPDLFLGTDVIVGFPGETEEDFQDSTSILEELGFSKIHAFPFSVRKNTSAEQFPETVSKETKKERVHSLMDLSQRLHRKYAESQFSKKREAVLERGGIAVTDNYLKAVIPESDLKSLSPGQFLTLEIGEYILDVADKEGKVSARILAAIG
- a CDS encoding tetratricopeptide repeat protein — translated: MHKGKILLLTLILFVFSAGNSFAQSEPDYQTALAEFQKGNSEKALEIIRVLHEQGKRSYDTHYLAAFCHYNAGRNKSAATHWSEALKLKPGDPAVSVDFARYLIQAGKNSDALEIIYNSYQSNPKNREVRLLYATALLYNNKAREALYIIEKLKAEDGGDYRPLVLEAQVYFYLGSAEKAEVSLKWAQSLVPNNPNVLNNLGLVYEKAGNQEAKRGNIKKALEQLRNAKEQLESALKLKPDDEKIKGNIRRIEARINALSAG